A single region of the Fusobacterium varium genome encodes:
- a CDS encoding diguanylate cyclase translates to MVGIVVVAHNPKLSQEIINFCLELKNSDFHLVNGGGIDKEGNYGTCPHIISRAIKNADQGDGVVVLCDLGSSVLNAEKAKEALKDEIRVEIVDAPIVEGAIVGVSSNHPKVKIETLVEFIKEAKEFPKF, encoded by the coding sequence ATGGTAGGAATAGTAGTAGTTGCACACAATCCAAAATTATCACAAGAGATTATAAATTTTTGCTTAGAATTAAAAAATAGTGATTTTCATCTAGTTAATGGTGGTGGAATTGATAAAGAGGGAAATTATGGAACTTGTCCACATATAATTTCAAGAGCTATAAAAAATGCAGATCAAGGAGATGGAGTAGTAGTACTTTGTGATCTTGGGAGTTCAGTTTTAAATGCTGAGAAAGCTAAAGAGGCATTAAAAGATGAAATAAGAGTTGAGATAGTAGATGCTCCTATTGTAGAAGGAGCAATAGTTGGAGTTTCATCAAATCATCCAAAGGTAAAGATTGAAACTTTGGTTGAATTTA
- a CDS encoding helix-turn-helix domain-containing protein, with the protein MIFKNFLKKKREELGYSQNKIAKLIGITQSYYNTIERGEVKNPPSEEVLENMAKVLNLSEKETRDFKYLAAIERTPAIILEELKKLSKIEKSNAIISNEIKDIDKYIPLYSRISAGIGAFTDESPVDFISIPGVRNIETLFAVNVKGDSMEPTIKNSSIILCRKGVDLRNGEIGTFIVNGESYVKRLKVTGNYIALISDNPNYQPIYIGPGDEFIAVGKVLKVINDIQ; encoded by the coding sequence ATGATTTTCAAAAACTTTCTAAAGAAAAAAAGAGAAGAATTAGGTTATAGTCAAAATAAAATAGCTAAATTAATTGGGATTACTCAATCTTATTATAATACTATTGAAAGAGGAGAAGTAAAAAATCCTCCTAGTGAAGAAGTTTTAGAAAATATGGCAAAAGTTCTTAATCTTTCTGAAAAAGAAACTAGAGATTTTAAATATCTAGCTGCCATTGAAAGAACTCCTGCTATAATTTTAGAAGAGCTAAAAAAACTATCTAAAATTGAAAAAAGCAATGCAATTATTTCTAATGAAATAAAAGATATAGATAAATATATTCCTCTATACTCTAGAATAAGTGCTGGAATTGGAGCTTTTACTGATGAATCTCCAGTTGATTTCATCTCTATTCCAGGAGTTAGAAATATAGAAACTCTTTTTGCTGTAAATGTTAAAGGTGATTCTATGGAACCAACTATTAAAAATTCATCTATTATTTTATGTAGAAAAGGTGTTGATCTTAGAAATGGAGAGATTGGAACTTTTATTGTAAATGGTGAATCTTATGTAAAAAGGTTAAAAGTTACTGGAAATTATATTGCTCTAATTAGTGACAATCCAAACTATCAACCTATTTATATAGGACCTGGAGATGAATTTATAGCTGTAGGTAAGGTTTTAAAAGTTATAAATGATATTCAATAA
- a CDS encoding toxin-antitoxin system YwqK family antitoxin: protein MKRAILISFIILGLNLNAYEIKEIKTLDEISQELNSSSTKKINSHSKDNELIPLEKIDSNVKTEEKKSVEEVSNKVTQEKKDNLRVVDISEKTYGNDKLVYVKGENKPFTGKFALFLGEIIESSEEYQDGKLHGEKIWYSDDGKIVMSENYNNDKLDGEQKAYYANGQVKSIIRYKNNKIVGLEAYNQNGKTLHKEDLSDGTGVWKTFWDNGKVMEEGRYKNWIKDGTWKRYQEDGTVDSITVYEKGKQKSQTWN from the coding sequence ATGAAAAGGGCAATTTTAATTTCATTTATTATATTAGGGTTAAATTTAAATGCTTATGAGATAAAAGAGATAAAAACTTTAGATGAGATTAGTCAAGAATTAAATAGTAGTTCTACTAAAAAGATTAACTCTCACTCTAAAGATAATGAGTTAATTCCTTTAGAAAAAATTGATTCTAATGTAAAGACAGAGGAAAAAAAATCTGTAGAAGAAGTTTCAAATAAAGTAACTCAAGAGAAAAAAGATAATCTTAGAGTAGTGGATATAAGTGAAAAAACTTATGGAAATGATAAACTTGTTTATGTAAAAGGAGAAAATAAACCTTTTACTGGTAAGTTTGCACTTTTCTTAGGAGAGATAATAGAGAGTAGCGAAGAGTATCAAGATGGTAAACTTCATGGAGAGAAAATTTGGTATTCTGATGATGGAAAAATTGTTATGAGTGAAAACTATAACAATGACAAGTTAGATGGAGAGCAAAAGGCTTACTATGCTAATGGACAGGTAAAATCTATTATAAGATATAAAAATAATAAGATTGTTGGACTTGAAGCCTATAACCAAAATGGTAAAACTCTTCATAAGGAAGATCTAAGTGATGGTACAGGAGTATGGAAAACTTTCTGGGATAATGGAAAAGTTATGGAGGAAGGAAGATACAAAAACTGGATAAAAGATGGAACTTGGAAGAGATACCAAGAAGATGGGACTGTTGATAGTATAACAGTTTATGAAAAGGGAAAACAAAAAAGTCAAACATGGAATTAA